The sequence below is a genomic window from Fulvitalea axinellae.
AACAGGGGGCGCAATAACTATACTGCGCCCCCAAACTCTTCCCGTTCGAATCTTGATTAATTAACTGCCGGGGTCATTTCCCAAAACTGTTTCGGGTTATTGGTAATATAAAACCGTAAAACCATTCCGCTTTTATACTTCGATTCCCTTATTTCCGGCTTTTGATTGATCCCGTCAAGCGGAAGTAACTGTACATATTCCACAGTTTTGTCTTTGCCGTTTGTCTCTACGTCATATGCCGACCTTACAGGCACTTCAAGTCGATAAAGGTTTTTCGCCATATATTCGTACAAATAATGCTCCTTGGTTTGAGATACCCGCCTATTCCAGTTTGCGTCAGGATTAAGGATCAAAGGTTTATCGTTTACCAAACGTTCCCGGACTTCCTGAATCCCCAGTAATTCCCCTTTCTCATCCATCACATACGCCGAAAAAGTAGGGTCCATCCAAACCCATTTCCCCAATTCATTAGAATATACAGCGTTTATTACGTGACAATCCTGAAATTTTAACGGCTTGGGCATACAAGTAACCATTCTGGATTTAAACCCCATGGCTAAGTAACATTCATTCAGTACCGTAGCCATCATTCTACAGTTGATTCCCCTATTTTCATTTTGGCATACCTTAATAAGATCTATAGCATTCTGTAATTTGGGATTCCTACTATTACCGTCATGACGAACAATGTTATGAACCCAATCCATCATATTGATAAATTTTGAGGCTTCGCTTCCTTTTCCCGCAATCGAGTCCAGATTAAACGCTTTTCTGATCTTTTGCAAATCGACATCATTCAATCCCGCATATGTAAACTTCGGGATATTCCGTCGCTGGGTATTGTCATACTCCGCCGCCTTCTTCAAAGTTGTAAGATACGGTTCCCTATACGCTATTTGTGTAAATGCGGAGTCCTTACCGTTTAGCAAAATCACAAAGTCAAACTTTGTGTTTTCCCTTAGGTCAACACTGATCGAATCAATATCTGTATAGAATGTTACCCGTTCTCCTAATTTGCTCGAATGATAAATATCCGGCCTTAATTCGGGCACTAATGTCCATGTTGCAGAATGGAAATCTTTACCGTCTCTAATGCTTACTGTCTTGGAAGTAGCCTTGACAATTGGTAAAGGTGATTGGGCCATAGATTGAGTAACCCAAAAAATCAAAACAACAACGGTTAATAAATGTCTCATAGTAGTTTGATGTTGATTAAATATGATGTGTTTATATTTTTAATCTGCACAATACCATTTAGACTTACGTCTAAGAGAAAAGTAACACCTTATTGCTTTTTTATTTCAAAAAAATAGAAACCCACTCCATAAATCAATTAATTATCAACATAACCATATCTAATAATATTATAAAGGCAAATATATGGATTCTAGTCTTCTATCTTGGGCCAAAAATTAAATCCTTAACTTGGAAGAGTCGCTGTTACAAACCATTTTGACTGAGTACAATGACTATATAAAGTAATACCCAATCTCAGATTGCGTTTTACAAAAAAACACTCCTCAAACCGCCACTCCAACAAATCACCCCATATATGGAATAGCGCTTGAGAATAATCCGAAACAATAAGAGATTGAATCAAAACAACAACGCTTATTCGATCACTTGAAGATAAATGGAAAATCAGGCTTCCCTCAAGAACATACAAACCGAACAAGTCCCTGACTTTGCTTATAGCAAAATCATTTTGTCCGAATTACGGCAATACTTGGCGGTAACCGAATGTTCTCCGATTTCAATCAAAATCGTTTTACGAGGAGAAGAGCGGTATCGGGTAGAAAATCACAATTACCGACTATCCAACAATAGTTATATTATCGTAAACCAAGGGGACCAAGTGGAAACGGCAGTCAATTCAAAAGAGACCGTGAACGGTCTCTGTATTTTTCCTCCTATCGATTTGGTCAATGACGTTTTCTCGTCTTATTCCATCAAATCCCGCCGTGATCCTTTCGACGCTTCCGTCAACGATTCATTTTTCACCACTCACCTCCGCAATCTAAATCAAACGAATTTGGGTAAATACCTAAATGCCAACCTTCGTAGCATTATAGGGAACAAGGAAGATAGTTTCGATTTTCTTGAATTCTATATTGGTATCGCCGAGGCCATGAGCGTGGACCAATTGGGAGTGGAAAAAATGATGGCGCAACTTAGCGCAACCAAGCGACATACCAAAGAGGAACTGTTTCGAAGAATGATGACCGTTAAGGATTATATTCATGATAATCAAAACAATAGGCTTGACCTAAAACAACTCAGTGAGTTGTCTCACCTCTCCAAATACCATTTCCTTAGGTCTTTCAAAAAAATATTCCGGAAAAGCCCTTACCAGTATCTTCTTTCCTTAAAAATCCAAAAAGCCGAGGTTTTATTGAAAAAAGGTTATTCCTATAACGAGATAACGGAAATGGTCGGTTTCTCCGATGTCAAGAACCTTAGAAAAGCGGTGGGGCAACGTGATCGGGCTTAGATTATTATGATCTTAGGTATTTGGTATGAAGTATTAGGTATTTAATCTAAACAGCAACCGGAGCGGATCAGGATGGAATAAATCATCCAAAAATCAAATTAGCAACTTTTACCCCTTTCCCGAAAATCATCATAGCTACTTTTACCATAGTAGAGATGGGCGGATAATCGAGCGTGGAATTAATCTACAATTACCCGTGATCTAAAAGTAAAACACTTATGATGAAAAGGTTAATATTTTTATTCATGGCGGTATTGGGGTACACCATGACTTGGGCACAGACTGCTTACGAAACGGAAGAGATGCTGGATATAAGCTATTATAACGATAATACGTCCGATTCGGCATTTACAAAACTGAATATCGTTTTACCGAAAGGGATAGACAACCCGCCCGTTCTGATGTGGCTTGGCGGGGGCGCTTGGGCTTATGTTGATCGCCATAAACAAATGGGATTTTGCAGAAACCTCGCAAAATCGGGAATAGCCGTTATCTCCGTCGGCCATAGGCTTAGTCCGGCGCTTTTGCCCGGGAGGCCAAAAAGAGAAACCGGTATACAGCACCCGGAGCATATCAAAGACGCGGCGAAAGCTTTCGACTGGATTCTTAAAAACGGCGCGCGATATTCCATCGATACCAACAATATCTTCGTGGGCGGGTATTCCTGCGGCGCCCATCTTAGCGCTTTATTAGCCGCCGACAAGAAATACCTGAACGAACTGAATCTGGACACCAAAAATATACGCGGAATTATCCCTTTGGCCGGCGCATATGATATCCCGCGTTACAAAAAACTATTGGCCGAAGCCGATTCCAGCT
It includes:
- a CDS encoding transglutaminase domain-containing protein, with translation MRHLLTVVVLIFWVTQSMAQSPLPIVKATSKTVSIRDGKDFHSATWTLVPELRPDIYHSSKLGERVTFYTDIDSISVDLRENTKFDFVILLNGKDSAFTQIAYREPYLTTLKKAAEYDNTQRRNIPKFTYAGLNDVDLQKIRKAFNLDSIAGKGSEASKFINMMDWVHNIVRHDGNSRNPKLQNAIDLIKVCQNENRGINCRMMATVLNECYLAMGFKSRMVTCMPKPLKFQDCHVINAVYSNELGKWVWMDPTFSAYVMDEKGELLGIQEVRERLVNDKPLILNPDANWNRRVSQTKEHYLYEYMAKNLYRLEVPVRSAYDVETNGKDKTVEYVQLLPLDGINQKPEIRESKYKSGMVLRFYITNNPKQFWEMTPAVN
- a CDS encoding AraC family transcriptional regulator codes for the protein MENQASLKNIQTEQVPDFAYSKIILSELRQYLAVTECSPISIKIVLRGEERYRVENHNYRLSNNSYIIVNQGDQVETAVNSKETVNGLCIFPPIDLVNDVFSSYSIKSRRDPFDASVNDSFFTTHLRNLNQTNLGKYLNANLRSIIGNKEDSFDFLEFYIGIAEAMSVDQLGVEKMMAQLSATKRHTKEELFRRMMTVKDYIHDNQNNRLDLKQLSELSHLSKYHFLRSFKKIFRKSPYQYLLSLKIQKAEVLLKKGYSYNEITEMVGFSDVKNLRKAVGQRDRA